Proteins encoded together in one Rhizobacter sp. J219 window:
- a CDS encoding copper-binding protein — MNVKALILSAALASLAPWAAIAATDAPAAGATASVGYTTGEVKKVDAEQGKITLKHGPIDNLGMPGMTMVFRAEAAVLAKVKPGDNVRFKADKVDGAIKVTELVSQ; from the coding sequence ATGAACGTCAAAGCACTGATCCTGTCTGCGGCCCTCGCGTCGCTTGCCCCCTGGGCCGCCATCGCCGCCACGGACGCCCCGGCTGCAGGCGCCACCGCCAGCGTCGGCTACACCACCGGCGAGGTGAAGAAAGTCGACGCCGAGCAGGGCAAGATCACGCTCAAGCACGGCCCGATCGACAACCTGGGGATGCCCGGCATGACGATGGTCTTCCGCGCCGAGGCGGCCGTTCTGGCCAAGGTCAAGCCCGGCGACAACGTGCGCTTCAAGGCCGACAAGGTCGATGGCGCGATCAAGGTGACCGAGCTGGTGAGCCAGTAA
- a CDS encoding multicopper oxidase family protein has translation MTTSRRGFLTGTAAAGAAVAASTVSKVAMAALPEPVIQTNPLTAPPLVPNTGRPYNPMVTLNGWSLPWRMNNGVKEFHLVAEPVVREFAPGMKAHLWGYNGTSPGPTIEVVEGDRVRLFVTNKLPEHTTIHWHGLRLPNGMDGVGGLTQPHIQPGKTYVYEFVVRRSGTFKYHPHADEMVQMAMGMYGMFIVHPKDPKFMPVERDYGFILTAFDIEPGSFTPRVSEMTNFNLWTFNSRVFPGIDPMVAKLGERVRIRIGNLTMTNHPIHLHGYEFMVTGTDGGWTRESARWNEVTTDVAVGQMRAVEFLADEPGDWAFHCHKSHHTMNAMGHELATMIGVDHTGIAKEVNKLIPDYMVMGERGMADMAEMEMPIPDNTLPMMTGQGPFGPVEMGGMFTVMKVRADQKRGDFKDPGWYQHPKGEVAYEFTGTLPEPARSFSAGGQSMPLAKKGKSVEMRVRKPTGNGGHNGH, from the coding sequence ATGACTACAAGTCGACGCGGCTTTTTGACCGGCACCGCAGCAGCGGGTGCCGCCGTCGCGGCCTCCACGGTAAGCAAGGTGGCCATGGCGGCCTTGCCTGAGCCGGTCATCCAGACCAACCCCCTGACCGCCCCGCCGCTGGTGCCCAACACCGGCCGTCCCTACAACCCGATGGTGACGCTGAACGGCTGGAGCCTGCCCTGGCGCATGAACAACGGCGTAAAGGAGTTCCACCTGGTGGCCGAGCCGGTCGTGCGCGAGTTCGCGCCCGGCATGAAGGCGCACCTGTGGGGCTACAACGGCACGTCGCCCGGGCCGACCATCGAGGTGGTCGAGGGCGACCGGGTGCGTCTGTTCGTCACCAACAAGCTGCCCGAGCACACCACCATCCATTGGCACGGCCTGCGCCTGCCCAACGGCATGGACGGCGTGGGCGGCCTGACCCAGCCGCACATCCAGCCCGGCAAGACCTACGTCTACGAATTCGTCGTGCGGCGCAGCGGCACCTTCAAGTACCACCCGCACGCCGACGAGATGGTGCAGATGGCCATGGGCATGTACGGGATGTTCATCGTGCACCCCAAGGACCCGAAGTTCATGCCGGTCGAGCGCGACTACGGCTTCATCCTGACCGCCTTCGACATCGAGCCGGGCAGTTTCACGCCTCGCGTGAGCGAGATGACGAATTTCAACCTGTGGACCTTCAACTCGCGGGTCTTCCCCGGCATCGACCCGATGGTGGCCAAGCTTGGCGAACGGGTGCGAATTCGCATCGGCAACCTGACGATGACCAACCACCCGATCCACCTGCACGGCTACGAGTTCATGGTGACCGGCACCGACGGTGGCTGGACCCGTGAGAGCGCCCGTTGGAACGAGGTCACGACGGACGTGGCCGTCGGGCAGATGCGAGCCGTGGAGTTTCTGGCGGACGAGCCCGGCGACTGGGCGTTCCACTGCCACAAGAGCCACCACACGATGAACGCCATGGGGCACGAACTGGCCACCATGATCGGCGTGGACCACACCGGCATCGCCAAGGAGGTCAACAAGCTCATCCCCGACTACATGGTGATGGGCGAGCGCGGCATGGCCGACATGGCGGAGATGGAGATGCCCATTCCCGACAACACGCTGCCGATGATGACCGGGCAGGGTCCGTTCGGTCCGGTCGAGATGGGCGGCATGTTCACCGTCATGAAGGTGCGCGCCGACCAGAAGCGCGGCGACTTCAAGGATCCGGGCTGGTACCAGCACCCCAAGGGCGAGGTGGCCTACGAGTTCACCGGAACGCTCCCCGAGCCCGCCCGTTCGTTCTCCGCGGGTGGCCAATCGATGCCACTCGCCAAGAAGGGCAAGAGCGTTGAGATGCGCGTGCGCAAGCCCACCGGCAACGGCGGGCACAACGGCCATTGA
- a CDS encoding TolC family protein — translation MRFRAVPSPRRTTVAIAAVAAALLLGGCASTAIDKNFQDVQSLTQSRLGAEVKWLNSDAARRQAQSDVDALLAKPLSADDAVRVALAYSPALQSALFESAAASAGATQSARLPNPIFTFERLVRRSGGDVDVDIGRMLGISVFDLLLLPQRLRLADFQQQQLQMRLASDVVQAATDARQNWVRAVAAQQSVQYFEQVKRTADVSAELARRMQAVGNFNRLQRAREQAFAADAVAELARARQAALSAREALVRSLGLTAAQAQQLKLPDRLPDLPKTVRSEESVAQQAIDQRLDVRLARADLEFTAREQGLSRITSVVNGFHVAAVRNSETGSPPQKGYGFELPTADLRFRGRGTRPCPGHLHGRAQPHRADRRGGHVAGTRDLWRLPHLVRHCPPLP, via the coding sequence ATGAGATTCAGGGCCGTACCAAGCCCCCGGCGCACCACGGTCGCCATCGCGGCCGTTGCCGCGGCACTGCTGCTGGGCGGATGCGCCAGCACGGCGATCGACAAGAACTTCCAGGACGTGCAGAGCCTGACCCAGAGCCGGCTCGGCGCCGAGGTCAAGTGGCTCAACAGCGACGCCGCACGGCGGCAAGCGCAGTCCGATGTGGACGCCTTGCTGGCCAAGCCGCTGTCCGCCGACGATGCCGTGCGCGTAGCGCTCGCCTACAGCCCGGCGCTGCAGAGTGCGCTCTTCGAGAGCGCCGCGGCCTCGGCCGGTGCCACCCAGTCGGCCCGCCTGCCCAACCCGATCTTCACTTTCGAGCGGCTGGTGCGGCGCTCGGGTGGTGATGTCGATGTGGACATCGGGCGCATGCTGGGCATCTCGGTGTTCGACCTGCTGCTCCTGCCGCAGCGCCTGCGCCTGGCCGACTTCCAGCAGCAGCAACTGCAGATGCGGCTGGCGAGCGACGTCGTGCAGGCGGCCACCGATGCGCGCCAGAACTGGGTGCGCGCGGTGGCGGCTCAGCAGTCGGTGCAGTACTTCGAGCAGGTCAAGCGCACCGCCGACGTGAGTGCCGAGCTGGCCCGCAGGATGCAGGCGGTGGGCAACTTCAACCGGCTGCAACGGGCTCGCGAGCAGGCCTTCGCGGCCGATGCAGTGGCCGAACTGGCACGGGCGCGTCAGGCGGCATTGAGCGCGCGCGAAGCGCTGGTGCGCTCGCTCGGCCTCACGGCCGCGCAAGCGCAGCAGCTCAAGCTGCCGGACCGGCTGCCGGACCTGCCCAAGACGGTGCGCTCCGAAGAATCGGTCGCGCAGCAGGCGATCGACCAGCGGCTGGACGTTCGCCTGGCGCGTGCCGACCTCGAGTTCACCGCGAGAGAGCAGGGGCTGTCGAGGATCACGAGCGTGGTCAACGGCTTCCACGTCGCGGCGGTGCGCAACAGCGAGACCGGTTCCCCCCCGCAGAAGGGCTACGGGTTCGAGCTACCCACTGCCGATCTTCGATTTCGGGGACGCGGGACGCGCCCGTGCCCAGGCCACCTACATGGCCGCGCTCAACCGCACCGCGCAGATCGGCGTGGAGGCCACGTCGCAGGTACGCGAGACCTATGGCGGCTACCGCACCTCGTACGACATTGCCCGCCACTACCTTGA